Sequence from the [Clostridium] scindens genome:
ATTTATAGGTATTTATATCTTTAAAATATTCAGTAAGACTAACTTGGGTCATCAGCGGTCCAAGTATTATTACGGATAAACTAACTGTCATAAACAATAGTGGAAAAATCCTAGCACATCTTACTACAAAAAATTCTTTTCCCGTTGGAGCCTTTTTAAAACCTCTTGTTATTAAAAATCCTGAGTACAAAAAGAAAACTCCAACAGCAAAGGCTCCCATTGTTACTTGTCCACCCGAATAATGATAAAACCATTCCCCTTCAAAATTTCCTGAAGATAATGCAAAAGAATGACTCATAATTACTAGAATCGCCGCAGCAAATCTAAAAAAATGTAGATTATGACTCATTCCTTGCACTTCCCCTAACCTAACACTCACTATTTTCGATTCCTCCTGTGTTTCGGTAATTCTCTATTATTTTTTTAATCTTACTATTATCCCCCCATATTTCCGGCGAATCATATGGCCTTTCCGGAAAAGCACCATATTGTAATTGTATCTTAAAACCTTTTTTTCTCAAAAATTCTTCTACTTTATCTCCCAAACTTACAGGTACTCCAGAGCAACAATTAATTACTCCGCTAATCTCTTTCTGCATAGCTGTTAATGCTATCTGTTCTGATAGTTCATTTACATCTATAAAATCATATTTATTTTTACCTGTTGTAAATGGAAAAACTTTTTTTCCTTCATTTTCAGCCTCTATAATTTTAGTAAAAATGGAATGATTTTTCATATCATCTCCTAAAATATAGAATGCTCGTATCCATTGATATGTCGCTCCATATTCTTTACATAATTCTCTAGTAGCTTCTCGCAAGGCATTCTTTGCTATTCCATAATATGATAATGGATTTGCAGGTGTCTCTTCCGTAACAGCGCCTTCCCAATATCCTACTTCATGCATTGACCCCATCACAACTATTTGAGGCAATCCGCCTGAAAGCATATTTCTTATAAAAACATAATGACTAGATAGATTCTCCATATGTGAATGGGCTTTATGGGAGAAGCCATCTTTCCAAGCCAAATGTATGCATATATCAGGACGGTCCATTTCATTATAAATATTAACGTTGCCATCAAATAAAGGGATGTCCATTTTTGTAACTTCATCTCCATAGCAGGACATATCTAGATCTGTCACAAAGACCTGCTGTCCTTTTTTAAGCAAAGTTTCCACGATATGTCTACCAATATATCCAGATGCCCCAGTAACCAATATTTTTTTCATTTCTTTCTCCTTTACTAATTTACTATACTACATTACTTTTTTCACTAATTGCATATAACTTATTAATTAAATATGCGATTGGCCTTGGCCATAATGTAGATAATATTTCAAAATCTTCTTTCTTACGTATATTTTCACTAAGATTCAATGTTGTCGCTGATTCCGGATATATCCTATGTAATAGTAACTTTTGAGGTATATAAACAAATCCCCCTTTTTCCTTTGCCAAATCAACCCACGTCTTATAATCACAACTATTTTTATAATATGTGTCAAAAATATCATTTCCAAGTTTTGTTTTTACAAATGTAACAGTGGGACAACAAATCGCGCATCCTAATCCCAACAATCTTCTTCTAAGCCAGACTACGTTTTGTAGCACTTTGAATTTCAAAGGAAAATTCATAATTCTTTTTATTTTTAACAACAAATTTGTTGTCTCTTTTTTTCCCTTTTTCAATTCACAATAATCCGTAAAACTCAGGAGGGGATCAGTTGCAGAATTTAAAGCCTCTAATGTTCCTTTCAAAAAATCTTTCGCATATAAATCATCTTGATGGGCAATCGTCACCAACGGAGTGTTTACCTGATTGTAACCATAATTCCAATCATCTCCTGCTAAGTGTGGTTCAGAATTAATTATGATAGGAATATTATATTTTCCACAAATATTTTTAATATAATCATTAGGAGTAGAAGTTGAAAGCACGACTCTACTCTTAACAGATTGACTCAATAAAGTTTTTATTGTGTTTTCTAAATATGCATTTTCCTTATATGCACATATTACAAACGTATGATCTGCTCCTGTAAACATATTGTTATTTCCTTTCTCCCCCAAAATACCATGATTTATTATATTAAATAATAAGTTAAAAGTCAAACCCTAGCAAAAACGAAAATTTTATTATTATATAAAGATAAAATTTAATAAAGACACTATCGGTAGCAATCTTAACCACCAATAGTGATCCTTATTAATCTTAATATTTTATTAAACAGCCAAACCAATATTTGCTCAATTGGTTTCCTCTCTATGTCTACCTGTTTTCTATATTCAACTTACGTATTGCTTCCATAACTTCAATCTTATCTTCTTTATAAGTAACTCCAAACCATTTATCTGAAGATTCTAATACTTTCACTTCAATAAGGCCATTTTCTAACATTTCTCCAATAATAGTGGGCAGCAAATATTCAGTCTTTAGATCTTCTTCTTGCAATTCACTAAGGAATTTTTTAAACCCCAAAGATAAACTTTCAAAAAAAGTCGGGGTAAACCCCCACATATTCATAGACACCACTGAATCTATATCTATTGGTATACTGCAATTCCCTTTTTCCACCTGTGCACCAGCCGTTGTTTTAACTATATTATGTGTTTCCACAATTTCTGAAAGCATATGCTTTTTATCCACTGTACAAACACCTCGTGTAACACCACCATTTTCACTTAAGGTATTTTTTAACACAAATCCTATCATACAGGCAGATAATTTCTTAACATTTTGATTATTTTTTAGTTCAATTAAATACTCATAAGATATCCTATAGGCTTCTTTGCCGTAATAGTCATCCGCATTTATAACCAAGAATGGCTCCTGAATAACATCCTTACAGCAGAGAATTGCCTGACCTGTTCCCCATGGTTTTTTACGATTTATAAATTTAGTTTTAAATTCTCTGGGTATATCATCTACTTCTTGATATGCATATTTAACTTCAATATTTTTCTCAATACGTTTTCCTATTATTTGTTTAAAATCTTTATCAATATCTTTTCTAATAACGAATACTATTTTATTAAAACCAGCCTCTAACGCGTCTTTAATCGAATAATCCATAATAATCTCACCATTCGGTCCAACAGGCTCTAACTGTTTTATCCCTCCTCCAAAACGGCTTCCAATACCAGCCGCCATTATTACTAATGTTGCCTTTCCCATTATCCTTCCTCCAATTACTAGTCTTTCCTGAATTATATTTCAAAACGATTGTATCACATCCATTTCGATATGTCGAATGTGTCCCTTTTATTACCTATATTACTTACAAACCTTTCAACATTCATATTTAACAAACAAGCC
This genomic interval carries:
- a CDS encoding NAD-dependent epimerase/dehydratase family protein, translated to MKKILVTGASGYIGRHIVETLLKKGQQVFVTDLDMSCYGDEVTKMDIPLFDGNVNIYNEMDRPDICIHLAWKDGFSHKAHSHMENLSSHYVFIRNMLSGGLPQIVVMGSMHEVGYWEGAVTEETPANPLSYYGIAKNALREATRELCKEYGATYQWIRAFYILGDDMKNHSIFTKIIEAENEGKKVFPFTTGKNKYDFIDVNELSEQIALTAMQKEISGVINCCSGVPVSLGDKVEEFLRKKGFKIQLQYGAFPERPYDSPEIWGDNSKIKKIIENYRNTGGIENSEC
- a CDS encoding glycosyltransferase, with the translated sequence MFTGADHTFVICAYKENAYLENTIKTLLSQSVKSRVVLSTSTPNDYIKNICGKYNIPIIINSEPHLAGDDWNYGYNQVNTPLVTIAHQDDLYAKDFLKGTLEALNSATDPLLSFTDYCELKKGKKETTNLLLKIKRIMNFPLKFKVLQNVVWLRRRLLGLGCAICCPTVTFVKTKLGNDIFDTYYKNSCDYKTWVDLAKEKGGFVYIPQKLLLHRIYPESATTLNLSENIRKKEDFEILSTLWPRPIAYLINKLYAISEKSNVV
- a CDS encoding nucleotidyltransferase family protein; the encoded protein is MGKATLVIMAAGIGSRFGGGIKQLEPVGPNGEIIMDYSIKDALEAGFNKIVFVIRKDIDKDFKQIIGKRIEKNIEVKYAYQEVDDIPREFKTKFINRKKPWGTGQAILCCKDVIQEPFLVINADDYYGKEAYRISYEYLIELKNNQNVKKLSACMIGFVLKNTLSENGGVTRGVCTVDKKHMLSEIVETHNIVKTTAGAQVEKGNCSIPIDIDSVVSMNMWGFTPTFFESLSLGFKKFLSELQEEDLKTEYLLPTIIGEMLENGLIEVKVLESSDKWFGVTYKEDKIEVMEAIRKLNIENR